A region of Drosophila mauritiana strain mau12 chromosome 3L, ASM438214v1, whole genome shotgun sequence DNA encodes the following proteins:
- the LOC117141673 gene encoding RNA-binding protein lark gives MPGAGTFKLFIGNLDEKTQATELRALFEKYGTVVECDVVKNYGFVHMETEQQGRDAIQNLNGYTLNEFAIKVEAAKSRRAPNTPTTKIFVGNLTDKTRAPEVRELFQKYGTVVECDIVRNYGFVHLDCVGDVQDAIKELNGRVVDGQPLKVQVSTSRVRPKPGMGDPEQCYRCGRSGHWSKECPRLYGSAGGGREPPSPLSAGGYRDRMYGRDPYPPPPPPPPFLRDRIMDGFRDYDYYDRRFEDSRDLYERRYQTSRMRDFPPPPISRREPMPLPPTLSGSLRSCSVSRGYDTMFSRRSPPPPRSSNGMSRYGSPTPHGYEDFSRDAFDERMISSRGMRGPSPPGRRYAPY, from the exons ATGCCCGGAGCCGGCACGTTCAAGTTATTCATCGGGAATTTAGACGAGAAGACACAGGCCACCGAGCTGCGTGCACTGTTCGAGAAGTACGGTACCGTCGTCGAGTGCGACGTGGTGAAGAACTATGGCTTCGTCCACATGGAGACGGAGCAGCAGGGTCGCGATGCCATACAGAATCTGAACGGTTATACGCTGAACGAGTTCGCCATCAAGGTGGAGGCGGCCAAGAGCCGGCGGGCGCCCAATACGCCGACCACGAAAATCTTCGTGGGAAATCTAACGGACAAGACGCGGGCGCCGGAGGTGCGGGAACTGTTTCAGAAATACGGCACCGTCGTCGAATGCGACATTGTGCGCAACTATGGTTTTGTCCATCTGGACTGTGTCGGTGATGTGCAGGACGCCATTAAGGAGCTGAACGGTCGCGTTGTCGATGGCCAGCCGCTCAAGGTTCAAGTGTCGACCAGTCGGGTCCGCCCCAAGCCGGGCATGGGCGATCCGGAGCAGTGCTATCGGTGCGGAAGATCCGGGCATTGGTCGAAAGAGTGTCCGCGACTTTACGGCAGTGCCGGAGGCGGACGCGAGCCGCCATCGCCCCTCAGCGCCGGCGGCTACAGAGATCGCATGTACGGTCGTGACCCGTATccgccgccaccaccgccgccgccgttcCTGCGTGACCGCATCATGGATGGCTTTAGG GACTATGACTACTATGACCGCCGCTTCGAGGACTCACGCGATCTGTACGAGCGTCGCTATCAGACCTCGCGAATGCGCGACTTCCCACCGCCGCCCATCTCTCGCCGCGAACCCATGCCTCTACCGCCCACCTTAAGCGGTAGCCTGCGCTCCTGCAGCGTTTCTCGTGGATACGACACTATGTTCAGCCGGCGCTCGCCTCCGCCGCCGCGTAGCAGCAATGGAATGAGTCGCTACGG CTCGCCTACTCCACATGGTTACGAGGACTTTAGTCGCGATGCATTCGACGAACGCATGATTTCGTCGCGCGGAATGCGCGGTCCATCGCCGCCGGGTCGCAGATATGCGCCCTACTGA